One window from the genome of Thermithiobacillus plumbiphilus encodes:
- a CDS encoding VOC family protein, translating to MNTSEHAGRALRLSYIGLNVADLSQSAKFYEKALGFMPDDAITASDPQQDALLGSPSLNLRMRLGNQAIELTQFLKPGNPYPADSSAADLWFQHFAIVTQDIEAAYARVQGQGAAPITQGGPQQLPPSSGGVTAYKFRDPDGHPLELLAFPENGNAPATRGAINHTAISVASIEGSLAFYRDWLGFSLGAQQLNQGPQQEHLDALTDVAVEVVALNPVTVSTPHVELLAYQWPRGRALAGRHANDIAATRMRVQVDSLSALFKKSLPRPALLGRNACAALVADPDGHLSLLEESA from the coding sequence ATGAACACGAGTGAGCATGCGGGCCGCGCATTGCGCCTGTCCTACATTGGGCTGAATGTCGCAGACCTCTCCCAGAGCGCGAAATTTTACGAGAAGGCCCTGGGCTTCATGCCCGATGACGCCATCACGGCTTCCGACCCGCAGCAGGACGCGCTGCTGGGCAGCCCCAGCCTGAATCTCAGGATGCGGCTGGGCAATCAGGCCATTGAACTGACGCAATTTCTCAAGCCAGGCAATCCCTATCCAGCCGACAGCTCTGCCGCCGATCTTTGGTTCCAGCACTTTGCCATCGTTACGCAGGACATCGAAGCCGCCTATGCGCGGGTACAGGGTCAGGGCGCCGCGCCCATCACCCAGGGTGGGCCGCAGCAGCTTCCACCGAGCAGCGGCGGCGTCACCGCCTACAAGTTCAGGGATCCGGATGGCCACCCCCTGGAGTTGCTTGCCTTCCCGGAAAATGGCAATGCCCCGGCAACCAGGGGCGCCATCAATCATACCGCGATCAGCGTGGCCAGCATCGAAGGCAGCCTGGCCTTCTATCGCGACTGGCTCGGATTTTCACTGGGCGCACAACAGTTGAACCAAGGCCCGCAACAGGAACATCTGGATGCCCTGACCGATGTCGCAGTGGAGGTCGTGGCGCTGAACCCTGTAACCGTGTCAACTCCACATGTCGAACTGCTCGCCTATCAATGGCCACGTGGCCGGGCGCTGGCCGGCAGGCACGCCAATGACATTGCCGCGACACGCATGCGTGTCCAGGTCGACAGCCTCTCCGCGCTATTCAAGAAATCCCTGCCACGACCGGCCCTGCTCGGCCGGAATGCCTGTGCAGCCCTGGTGGCCGATCCTGACGGACATCTATCATTGCTGGAGGAATCGGCATGA
- a CDS encoding SMP-30/gluconolactonase/LRE family protein has product MSSVEIIDPCFKSHVLGNASLERLADGFRWLEGPVWFADQQCLLFSDIPNNRIMRWTESGGVSVFRQPSGFANGHTRDRQGRLIGCSHQHRCITRTELDGRITVLADRYQGKRLNSPNDVVVKSDGSIWFSDPPYGIQTDYEGGKQDSELPPTLYRLDPDSGELSIVADDFEGPNGLCFSPDERLLYVSETGHQFSPDPLRYIRVMTVSADGKHLTQGREFHSINPGYADGFRCDQAGNIWSSAADGVHCISPAGTLIGKVHVPEPVSNLTFGGRNRSRLFLCAGQNLYAIYINCRGAAYP; this is encoded by the coding sequence ATGAGCAGCGTGGAAATCATCGACCCCTGCTTCAAATCCCATGTTCTAGGCAATGCCTCGCTGGAAAGGCTGGCCGACGGCTTTCGCTGGCTCGAGGGACCGGTCTGGTTCGCCGACCAGCAATGCCTGCTGTTCAGCGACATCCCCAATAATCGCATCATGCGCTGGACCGAATCCGGCGGCGTTTCGGTATTCCGGCAACCGTCCGGATTTGCCAATGGACATACGCGCGACCGCCAGGGCCGTCTAATCGGCTGCTCGCATCAGCACCGCTGCATCACGCGTACCGAACTGGACGGCCGGATCACCGTGTTGGCGGACCGCTATCAGGGCAAGCGACTGAATTCGCCGAACGATGTCGTGGTCAAGAGTGATGGCTCGATCTGGTTCAGTGATCCACCCTATGGCATCCAGACTGACTATGAAGGCGGCAAACAGGATTCGGAATTGCCGCCTACCTTATATCGGCTTGACCCGGACAGTGGCGAGCTGAGCATCGTTGCGGATGACTTTGAAGGCCCCAACGGACTCTGTTTCTCGCCCGATGAGCGCCTCCTGTATGTTTCTGAAACCGGCCATCAGTTCTCGCCAGACCCACTGCGTTATATCCGGGTGATGACAGTCAGTGCCGATGGCAAGCATCTCACTCAGGGGCGCGAATTCCACAGTATCAACCCGGGCTATGCGGATGGCTTTCGCTGTGACCAGGCAGGCAATATCTGGAGCAGCGCCGCCGACGGCGTACACTGCATCAGTCCTGCCGGGACCCTGATCGGCAAGGTTCATGTCCCCGAGCCCGTGTCCAATCTCACCTTCGGCGGACGCAACCGCAGCCGCCTGTTTCTGTGTGCCGGGCAAAACCTGTACGCCATCTATATCAACTGCCGGGGCGCGGCATATCCATGA
- a CDS encoding DoxX family protein — protein MFWNIVAAPLLARIFLVLIFPFSALDKIIHWDDALKQANSSFLPGGPVLLVLAMIVEFVTPICIVTGWYDRIAAFILALFCVVTAFLYHPFWKFQGFWFGNNTTGRSHFWDFLKNFGLAGGLMLVIGNANLQAHEPHPYSAPNTQTQAARSHSSP, from the coding sequence ATGTTCTGGAACATAGTGGCCGCCCCCCTGCTCGCCCGCATATTTCTGGTGCTGATCTTCCCGTTCAGCGCACTGGACAAGATCATCCACTGGGACGATGCCCTGAAACAGGCAAACTCGTCCTTTCTGCCAGGCGGCCCGGTGCTGCTGGTGCTGGCGATGATCGTCGAGTTCGTGACTCCCATCTGCATCGTGACTGGCTGGTACGATCGCATTGCGGCCTTCATTCTTGCCCTGTTCTGCGTGGTCACGGCCTTTTTATACCACCCTTTCTGGAAATTTCAGGGCTTCTGGTTCGGCAACAACACCACTGGGCGCAGCCATTTCTGGGACTTTCTCAAGAACTTCGGTCTGGCCGGAGGGCTGATGCTGGTCATCGGCAATGCCAACCTGCAGGCGCATGAGCCCCATCCCTATTCCGCACCCAATACGCAGACACAGGCAGCACGGAGTCACTCGAGCCCCTGA